In one Komagataeibacter sp. FNDCR2 genomic region, the following are encoded:
- the lipB gene encoding lipoyl(octanoyl) transferase LipB has protein sequence MDDERAMTENKFLWNRAPDLVPYPAALAEMEAQAHGIRAGTHPERVWLLEHPPTYTAGTSARDSDLFNPRGYPTYPAGRGGQWTYHGPGQRVAYVMLDLAQAHGLSPARDLRAYVHTLEEWLIRTLARFGVTGERRAERIGVWVVDPATGREEKIAALGVRVSRWVSWHGIAINVNPDLSDFGGIVPCGISEYGVTSLAKLGRQVDMDAVDAALAATWPECFGPIPGARA, from the coding sequence ATGGATGACGAGCGGGCAATGACCGAAAACAAGTTTTTATGGAACAGGGCGCCGGATCTGGTCCCCTACCCCGCCGCGCTGGCGGAAATGGAGGCCCAGGCCCACGGAATCCGGGCGGGCACCCACCCCGAGCGCGTGTGGCTTTTGGAACATCCGCCCACCTATACCGCCGGGACGTCGGCACGGGACTCGGATCTGTTCAATCCGCGCGGCTATCCGACCTATCCGGCGGGGCGTGGCGGGCAGTGGACCTATCACGGGCCGGGGCAGCGGGTGGCCTATGTCATGCTTGATCTGGCGCAGGCGCATGGCCTTTCCCCCGCGCGTGACCTGCGGGCCTATGTGCACACGCTGGAGGAATGGCTGATCCGCACGCTCGCGCGCTTCGGGGTGACGGGAGAGCGCCGCGCGGAGCGTATTGGCGTGTGGGTGGTCGATCCCGCCACGGGCCGGGAGGAAAAGATCGCGGCCCTCGGGGTGCGGGTTTCACGCTGGGTAAGCTGGCATGGAATCGCGATCAACGTGAATCCGGACCTGAGCGATTTTGGCGGGATCGTTCCCTGCGGCATCAGCGAATACGGCGTGACCAGCCTGGCGAAGCTGGGCAGGCAGGTGGACATGGACGCGGTGGACGCCGCCCTTGCCGCCACATGGCCGGAATGTTTTGGCCCGATTCCCGGCGCGCGGGCCTGA
- the galU gene encoding UTP--glucose-1-phosphate uridylyltransferase GalU, producing the protein MIKPLKKAVLPVAGLGTRFLPATKSMPKEMLPVVDRPLIQYAIDEAREAGIEEFCLVSSRGKDSLIDYFDICHELEDTLKARNKTSALKALEATRVVPGSMMSVRQQEPLGLGHAIWCAREFIGDDPFAILLPDDIVLSKTACIAQLAQVYNQTGGNVLAVTEVPREQTSSYGILDIGSDDGRMVEVKGLVEKPDPEDAPSNLSVIGRYVLTADVLKYLARLEKGAGGEIQLTDAMAKTIGEVPFHGYRYEGKRFDCGSKIGFLEAQIAFALERPDLAADVRGFLQKYK; encoded by the coding sequence GTGATTAAGCCCCTTAAAAAAGCCGTATTGCCGGTTGCCGGTCTGGGAACACGCTTTCTCCCCGCGACGAAGTCGATGCCCAAGGAAATGCTTCCGGTCGTCGATCGCCCGCTGATCCAATATGCAATCGACGAGGCGCGTGAGGCCGGGATCGAGGAATTCTGCCTTGTATCCAGCCGGGGCAAGGACTCCCTGATCGATTATTTCGACATCTGCCACGAACTTGAAGACACGCTGAAGGCCCGCAACAAGACATCCGCGCTCAAGGCGCTGGAGGCCACCCGCGTCGTCCCCGGTTCCATGATGTCCGTCCGCCAGCAGGAACCGCTGGGGCTGGGCCACGCCATCTGGTGTGCGCGCGAGTTCATCGGTGATGACCCGTTCGCCATCCTGCTGCCCGATGACATCGTGCTGAGCAAGACCGCCTGCATCGCCCAGCTTGCGCAGGTATATAACCAGACGGGCGGCAACGTGCTGGCCGTGACCGAGGTGCCGCGCGAGCAGACCAGCAGCTACGGCATTCTGGATATCGGTTCGGATGACGGCAGGATGGTCGAGGTCAAGGGGCTGGTCGAAAAGCCCGACCCCGAAGATGCCCCCTCCAACCTGTCCGTCATCGGTCGCTACGTACTGACGGCGGATGTGCTCAAATACCTTGCCCGGCTGGAAAAGGGCGCGGGCGGCGAGATCCAGTTGACGGACGCCATGGCCAAGACCATCGGCGAGGTCCCGTTCCACGGGTACCGCTACGAAGGCAAACGCTTCGACTGCGGCAGCAAGATCGGCTTTCTGGAGGCACAGATCGCCTTTGCGCTGGAACGCCCGGACCTGGCGGCCGACGTGCGGGGATTCCTGCAAAAATATAAATGA
- the pgmG gene encoding phosphoglucomutase/phosphomannomutase PgmG produces MTFTHRFDPTSLREYDIRGIVGKTLTADDAFAIGRTFGSIVARAGGRRIVVGYDGRLSSPMLERALVSGAMASGMEVLRAGCGPTPMLYFASAELGADGAVMVTGSHNPPDHNGFKMMLANRPFSGEQIRHLGQMAASGDVVAEKTGTVRDVDVRPAYVDRLLRDYDGTGRPLNVVWDNGNGAAGDIVSLLVQRLPGRHRVLNARIDGGFPAHHPDPTVPANLQQLIAAVRADGADLGIAFDGDADRIGVVDNTGGILWGDQLLVVLARDVLRDHPGATVIADIKASQTLFDEIDRAGGRPLMWKTGHSLIKTKMAETGALLAGEMTGHVFFADKWYGFDDALYAALRLLEIVSRLDGPLSDVRLALPETLSTPELRFECADTRKFDVIAEVAARLEKSGATVSRIDGVRVATPDGWWLLRASNTQAVLVARVEGKTHAGLERLKVELCAQLEQSGVRAPDFAAMGAAP; encoded by the coding sequence ATGACCTTCACCCACCGCTTCGACCCGACCAGCCTGCGCGAATACGACATTCGTGGCATTGTCGGTAAAACGCTTACGGCGGATGATGCCTTCGCCATAGGCCGTACCTTCGGCAGTATCGTGGCGCGGGCCGGGGGGCGGCGCATCGTCGTCGGTTATGACGGACGCCTGTCCTCCCCCATGCTGGAACGCGCGCTGGTATCCGGCGCGATGGCATCGGGCATGGAGGTGCTGCGCGCGGGATGCGGCCCGACGCCGATGCTGTATTTCGCATCCGCCGAACTGGGGGCGGATGGCGCGGTCATGGTAACGGGCAGCCACAACCCGCCCGACCATAACGGCTTCAAGATGATGCTGGCCAACCGGCCATTTTCTGGCGAGCAGATCCGCCATCTGGGCCAGATGGCCGCAAGTGGTGACGTGGTGGCGGAAAAAACGGGCACCGTGCGTGACGTGGATGTCCGACCCGCCTATGTGGATCGCCTGCTGCGCGATTATGACGGAACAGGCCGCCCGCTCAACGTGGTGTGGGATAACGGCAATGGCGCGGCGGGGGATATCGTGTCCCTGCTGGTGCAAAGACTGCCGGGCAGGCACCGCGTGCTCAATGCGCGCATTGATGGCGGCTTTCCCGCCCACCATCCCGACCCGACGGTGCCCGCCAACCTTCAGCAGCTTATCGCCGCCGTGCGCGCGGACGGGGCCGATCTGGGCATTGCCTTTGACGGGGATGCCGACCGCATCGGCGTGGTGGACAATACCGGCGGCATCCTGTGGGGGGATCAACTGCTGGTCGTGCTGGCGCGCGATGTCCTGCGCGACCACCCCGGCGCCACCGTGATTGCCGACATCAAGGCAAGCCAGACCCTGTTCGATGAAATTGACCGCGCGGGTGGCCGACCGCTCATGTGGAAGACGGGCCATTCGCTGATCAAGACAAAAATGGCGGAAACCGGCGCACTACTGGCTGGCGAGATGACGGGGCATGTTTTCTTCGCCGATAAATGGTACGGCTTTGACGACGCGCTTTACGCCGCGCTCCGGCTGCTGGAAATCGTCTCGCGCCTTGATGGTCCCCTGTCCGATGTCCGCCTTGCGCTGCCCGAAACCCTTTCCACCCCGGAACTGCGTTTCGAATGCGCCGACACCCGCAAGTTTGACGTGATTGCCGAAGTCGCGGCCCGGCTGGAAAAAAGCGGGGCGACGGTTTCACGCATCGACGGGGTGCGTGTCGCCACACCGGATGGATGGTGGCTGCTGCGCGCCTCCAACACGCAGGCGGTTCTTGTGGCGCGGGTGGAAGGGAAAACCCATGCCGGGCTGGAACGGCTGAAGGTGGAACTCTGTGCCCAACTGGAACAATCCGGCGTGCGCGCCCCGGATTTCGCGGCCATGGGGGCAGCCCCGTAA
- a CDS encoding DUF3553 domain-containing protein, translating into MATLPFRSFLVPGQFVRHPDHPEWGEGQVQSAIGERVTVTFTHAGKMLIDATVVQLTVLS; encoded by the coding sequence ATGGCGACTCTTCCCTTTCGTTCCTTTCTCGTGCCGGGGCAATTTGTCCGCCACCCCGACCATCCGGAATGGGGGGAGGGACAGGTCCAGTCCGCCATAGGCGAACGGGTCACGGTCACCTTTACCCATGCGGGCAAGATGCTGATTGACGCGACGGTCGTGCAACTGACCGTGCTGTCATAG
- the moaA gene encoding GTP 3',8-cyclase MoaA, translating to MQISPLPDSYGRLLTYLRVSVTDRCDMRCLYCMAEEMTFLPKAEILSFDELERLCATFIRHGVRRLRVTGGEPLVRRDVMTFFRAMGGWLNRPEGQAGLDELTLTTNGSRLAEFAAELYACGVRRINVSLDSLDPARFARITRRGNLTRTLEGIRAAREAGLAIRINTVAMAGLNDDEFNTMIAWCGEIGADLCLIETMPMGETGEDRTDRYLPLMDVRRQLSQRWTLEPVDFRTGGPARYARVAETGRRIGFITPMTHNFCESCNRVRLSCTGRLYTCLGHEGATDLREPLRAGADDSAMMDHVRAAILRKPRGHDFLIGRDANDPARVTRHMNVTGG from the coding sequence ATGCAGATTTCCCCGCTTCCCGATTCCTATGGCCGCCTGCTGACCTACCTGCGCGTATCGGTCACCGACCGGTGCGACATGCGCTGCCTCTACTGCATGGCGGAGGAGATGACCTTCCTGCCCAAGGCGGAAATCCTGTCCTTTGACGAGCTTGAACGGCTGTGCGCCACGTTTATCCGCCATGGCGTGCGCCGCCTGCGGGTGACGGGGGGCGAGCCGCTGGTCCGGCGCGATGTCATGACCTTTTTCCGCGCCATGGGCGGCTGGCTCAACCGGCCCGAAGGCCAGGCGGGGCTGGATGAACTCACCCTGACCACCAATGGCAGCAGGCTGGCCGAATTCGCGGCCGAACTGTACGCATGCGGGGTCCGCCGCATCAATGTCAGCCTTGATTCGCTCGATCCCGCCCGCTTCGCCCGCATTACGCGGCGGGGGAACCTGACCCGTACGCTCGAGGGGATCCGGGCCGCGCGGGAGGCGGGCCTGGCCATACGCATCAATACGGTGGCCATGGCCGGGCTGAACGATGATGAATTCAACACCATGATCGCCTGGTGTGGCGAGATCGGCGCGGATCTGTGCCTGATCGAGACCATGCCCATGGGTGAAACGGGCGAGGACAGGACGGACCGTTACCTGCCGTTAATGGATGTGCGCCGCCAGTTGTCCCAGCGCTGGACGCTGGAGCCGGTCGATTTCCGCACCGGCGGCCCCGCGCGCTATGCCCGCGTTGCCGAGACCGGACGCCGGATCGGCTTCATCACCCCCATGACCCATAATTTCTGTGAAAGCTGCAACCGCGTGCGCCTGTCCTGCACGGGCCGGCTTTACACCTGCCTTGGCCATGAGGGCGCGACCGACCTGCGCGAACCCCTGCGTGCGGGCGCGGATGACAGCGCCATGATGGACCACGTCCGCGCCGCCATCCTGCGCAAGCCGCGGGGTCACGATTTCCTGATCGGGCGCGACGCGAATGACCCGGCCCGGGTAACCCGCCATATGAATGTCACGGGTGGCTAG
- a CDS encoding methyltransferase domain-containing protein, whose product MSMEVPQIFDRRIVRLHRDRAAPDLDQVQPVLEEAASRLLERLDDVTRVFGTALDIGGRGVVAPLLRARGIDTVAGDLSPRICARDSGPAVCMDGEWLPFAPHSFDLVVACLSLHWVNDLPGLLAQVRRVLVPDGLFLACMPVLPTLAGLRQALMEAEMALHGGVSPRVSPFPGLRDCASLLQRAGFALPVADGDVIHLSYRTPMGLLADLRHAGETNALCQRTRAMTPPALIADAMSRLPRDGDDAIAQDLHIAVMTGWSPAPTQPQPLRPGQFDVSLEDVLRGPQPT is encoded by the coding sequence ATGAGCATGGAAGTGCCGCAGATATTCGACCGGCGGATCGTTCGCCTGCACCGCGACCGGGCCGCGCCGGACCTCGATCAGGTCCAGCCCGTGCTGGAGGAAGCCGCCAGCCGCCTGCTTGAGCGGCTGGATGACGTGACGCGGGTTTTTGGCACCGCGCTGGATATTGGCGGGCGTGGCGTGGTCGCGCCCCTGCTGCGCGCGCGCGGCATCGACACGGTGGCGGGTGACCTGTCGCCGCGCATCTGCGCACGCGACAGCGGACCGGCCGTATGCATGGACGGGGAATGGCTGCCCTTCGCACCCCATAGTTTCGATCTTGTGGTGGCCTGCCTGTCGCTGCACTGGGTCAATGACCTGCCGGGACTGCTGGCGCAGGTGCGGCGCGTCCTGGTGCCCGATGGGCTGTTTCTGGCCTGCATGCCGGTGCTGCCGACGCTGGCGGGCCTGCGGCAGGCGTTGATGGAGGCCGAGATGGCCCTGCATGGCGGGGTTTCGCCACGCGTCTCGCCCTTTCCGGGGTTGCGGGACTGTGCATCCCTGCTGCAACGCGCGGGATTCGCGCTGCCGGTGGCGGATGGGGATGTGATCCATCTGTCCTATCGGACCCCCATGGGCCTGCTGGCCGACCTGCGCCATGCGGGTGAGACGAACGCGCTGTGCCAGCGCACGCGCGCCATGACCCCCCCCGCCCTGATAGCCGATGCCATGAGCCGCCTGCCGCGCGATGGGGATGACGCCATTGCGCAGGACCTGCATATCGCCGTCATGACGGGCTGGTCCCCCGCCCCCACACAGCCGCAACCCCTGCGGCCGGGACAGTTCGATGTGAGCCTGGAAGATGTGCTGCGCGGCCCGCAGCCGACCTAG
- a CDS encoding ComF family protein, which produces MSQRTLPPWWRRVGARILDALFPPHCLGCGAAVTQPGHLCASCVSQLQFITAPCCRRCARPFTSHAAGGATMTCAPCAENPPPWREGRAAMVYDEMPRRLILPLKYADRTENVQLLARYLAIAAADMIDTDRLLVPVPLHRRRLFTRRYNQAALLARALGRMTGAGVLIDALERPRATPPLEGAGRERRQALMRGAIGVRAGRARAVAGRHVIVVDDVMTTGATLAACTHSLLAAGAARVDVIAVARACGQQEQQ; this is translated from the coding sequence ATGAGCCAGCGCACCTTACCCCCATGGTGGCGGCGCGTGGGGGCGCGGATACTCGATGCGCTGTTTCCGCCTCACTGCCTTGGTTGTGGCGCGGCGGTGACACAACCGGGCCACCTCTGCGCGTCATGCGTAAGCCAGTTGCAGTTCATCACTGCGCCATGCTGCCGTCGCTGTGCACGACCCTTTACATCGCATGCGGCAGGCGGCGCCACCATGACCTGCGCACCCTGCGCCGAAAACCCGCCGCCATGGCGGGAGGGCAGGGCGGCCATGGTTTATGACGAAATGCCACGCCGCCTGATCCTGCCGCTGAAATATGCCGACCGCACGGAAAACGTACAGCTTCTGGCACGTTATCTGGCGATCGCGGCGGCGGATATGATCGACACCGACCGTCTGCTCGTACCCGTGCCGCTGCACCGGCGGCGGCTGTTTACCCGCCGCTACAACCAGGCGGCCCTGCTGGCGCGCGCGCTGGGCCGGATGACCGGGGCCGGGGTGCTGATCGACGCCCTGGAGCGTCCGCGCGCCACGCCGCCGCTGGAAGGGGCGGGACGGGAACGGCGGCAGGCCCTGATGCGCGGCGCGATCGGCGTACGGGCCGGCAGGGCGCGGGCGGTTGCGGGGCGGCATGTGATCGTGGTGGATGATGTCATGACCACCGGGGCCACGCTGGCGGCCTGTACCCACAGCCTGCTGGCGGCGGGGGCGGCGCGGGTCGATGTCATTGCGGTGGCGCGTGCCTGTGGCCAGCAGGAACAACAATAG
- the grxC gene encoding glutaredoxin 3 has product MPAIDIYTQPGCPYCIRAVRLLMQKDVPFNEINAPHGSPERADSIRRSGGRTTVPQIFIDGTPIGGCDDLMALERTGRLDALLGKN; this is encoded by the coding sequence ATGCCTGCGATCGACATCTACACCCAGCCCGGCTGTCCTTACTGCATCCGCGCCGTGCGCCTGCTGATGCAAAAGGACGTGCCGTTCAATGAGATCAATGCCCCGCATGGCAGCCCCGAACGCGCGGACTCGATCCGCCGCTCCGGTGGCCGCACCACCGTGCCGCAGATTTTCATCGACGGCACCCCCATCGGTGGCTGCGACGACCTGATGGCGCTTGAACGCACGGGCAGGCTCGACGCCCTGCTGGGCAAGAACTGA
- a CDS encoding DUF1178 family protein, with amino-acid sequence MIRYQLRCGAGHEFEGWFPGSGAFERQAENNLLTCPQCGGGDITRALMAPAVHTSAAPAPARETPPPPPATPPGHAPGGVPDAMIALLQKMRETVEKHCDDVGDRFATEALSMHRGESEARAIYGSMTEQEYSELDEEGVEVHSIPWVRRADS; translated from the coding sequence ATGATCCGGTATCAGCTACGCTGTGGCGCAGGGCACGAATTCGAAGGGTGGTTCCCCGGCAGCGGGGCGTTCGAACGCCAGGCCGAAAACAACCTGCTGACCTGCCCGCAATGCGGCGGTGGGGATATCACGCGCGCGCTCATGGCGCCGGCGGTCCATACCAGCGCCGCACCCGCGCCCGCACGGGAAACGCCGCCCCCACCGCCCGCCACGCCACCCGGCCATGCGCCCGGGGGAGTGCCCGACGCCATGATCGCTCTGTTACAGAAAATGCGTGAGACGGTGGAAAAACATTGCGATGATGTGGGCGACCGCTTCGCCACTGAAGCCCTGAGCATGCATCGGGGGGAAAGTGAAGCCCGCGCCATTTATGGCAGCATGACGGAACAGGAGTATTCCGAACTGGATGAGGAAGGGGTGGAAGTCCATTCCATACCGTGGGTCCGCCGGGCCGACAGCTAG
- a CDS encoding DUF2147 domain-containing protein, with product MQDSKRNNGTPGRAGRPTPRRPARVATHVAAMLCAVAVAVGAGMPHAHAQSQNASTQPDVIGRWMTKDRDGVFEITRCGQELCGKLAGLRYTTEMPRDKRGEPECNLPMLNGFTPDSDSPGHWNGRVTDPDTGHVYHAKLWVSQGGDLKLRGFVGVPLFGETETWTRYTGTIGPACKLP from the coding sequence ATGCAGGACAGCAAGAGGAACAACGGGACACCGGGGCGCGCAGGTCGCCCTACGCCACGCAGGCCGGCACGGGTGGCGACACATGTGGCGGCCATGTTGTGCGCCGTGGCGGTGGCCGTGGGCGCTGGCATGCCGCATGCCCATGCCCAGAGCCAGAACGCCAGCACGCAGCCCGACGTGATCGGGCGGTGGATGACCAAGGATCGTGACGGCGTGTTCGAGATCACCCGTTGCGGGCAGGAACTGTGCGGGAAGCTGGCGGGCCTGCGCTATACGACCGAAATGCCGCGCGACAAGCGGGGCGAGCCGGAATGCAACCTGCCCATGTTGAACGGGTTTACGCCCGATTCCGATTCGCCCGGACACTGGAACGGTCGCGTGACCGACCCCGATACCGGCCATGTCTACCATGCCAAGCTATGGGTTTCCCAGGGTGGCGACCTGAAGCTGCGTGGTTTCGTGGGCGTGCCTTTATTTGGTGAAACCGAAACCTGGACCCGCTATACCGGCACGATTGGCCCCGCGTGCAAGCTGCCCTGA
- a CDS encoding lactonase family protein: protein MSCNISRRTFTTALAATGLPVLSRRAMAEAPAKPRIICYIGGYTQHGPPGGAGNGQGISVFEMNPDTSSLSPLMTYVDIASPSFLVMSADFRHLYALSEINDFNANGEGCVTAFSVNRSSGELTKLNVVRSGGAIPAHLSVHASGKYVLVANYMGGTVGVLPIHADGSLGDPTDVVHNTGPRMPDRASDNPPGNFAISDHSSSHVHMVNSDPSGRFVLACDAGLDRVYVWTLDIHTGRLIPAKIPFINMTPGSAPRHFAFNEKGTVIYILGEQDSKVVAATFNPQTGEIVPQQTVSTVTPHFRGSTLAAGILLSPNGKYLYVSNRLGDSLASFHVNDDGTLNLVDEIWMHADYGRSMMFDPSGNFLFCANQRSDSVTSFRVNAQTGVLDFTWNFTPVGSPTTFAFMNTI from the coding sequence ATGAGCTGCAATATTTCGCGCCGCACGTTCACCACGGCGCTGGCCGCCACCGGCCTGCCTGTCCTGTCCCGGCGCGCCATGGCCGAGGCTCCGGCCAAACCCCGGATCATCTGCTATATCGGGGGCTATACCCAGCATGGACCGCCCGGCGGCGCGGGCAACGGGCAGGGCATTTCGGTATTCGAAATGAACCCCGACACCAGCAGCCTTTCGCCGCTCATGACCTATGTGGACATAGCCAGCCCGTCCTTTCTGGTCATGTCGGCGGATTTCAGGCATCTCTACGCACTCAGTGAAATCAATGATTTCAACGCGAACGGGGAAGGGTGCGTCACGGCGTTTTCCGTCAACCGTTCCAGCGGGGAGCTGACCAAGCTCAACGTCGTACGCTCGGGCGGGGCGATCCCGGCGCATCTGAGTGTCCATGCTTCGGGCAAATACGTGCTGGTGGCCAATTACATGGGTGGTACGGTGGGCGTGCTGCCCATCCATGCCGATGGCAGCCTGGGCGACCCGACCGATGTGGTGCACAACACCGGCCCGCGCATGCCTGACCGCGCCAGCGACAACCCGCCGGGCAATTTCGCCATAAGCGACCACTCGTCCTCGCACGTCCACATGGTCAATTCCGACCCGTCGGGCCGCTTCGTCCTGGCCTGTGACGCCGGGCTGGACCGGGTATATGTCTGGACGCTGGACATTCATACCGGCCGCCTCATACCGGCCAAGATCCCCTTCATCAACATGACGCCCGGCTCGGCGCCGCGTCATTTCGCCTTCAATGAAAAAGGCACGGTGATCTATATCCTGGGGGAACAGGATTCGAAGGTCGTCGCCGCCACCTTCAACCCGCAGACGGGCGAGATCGTGCCCCAGCAGACCGTCAGCACCGTGACGCCACATTTCCGTGGCAGCACGCTGGCGGCGGGCATCCTGCTCTCACCCAACGGGAAATACCTGTATGTCTCGAACCGGCTGGGTGATTCGCTGGCCAGTTTCCATGTGAATGACGACGGCACGCTCAACCTGGTGGACGAGATCTGGATGCATGCCGATTACGGGCGCTCCATGATGTTCGACCCCAGCGGCAATTTCCTGTTCTGCGCCAACCAGCGCAGCGATTCGGTCACGTCCTTCCGCGTCAACGCCCAGACCGGCGTGCTGGACTTCACATGGAATTTCACCCCCGTGGGCAGCCCGACCACGTTCGCGTTCATGAACACGATCTGA
- the ubiG gene encoding bifunctional 2-polyprenyl-6-hydroxyphenol methylase/3-demethylubiquinol 3-O-methyltransferase UbiG, translated as MQHHDSPVVSADSVAPDEIAHFSDLAARWWDPAGPMRPLHAMNDLRTGWSLRHLPAPHGPDGARRTLLDIGCGAGLASEAFARAGFDVTGLDASQAAITAGRLHLRQHPLPASAGPLAYRCGSAEELVAENARFDAISALEVIEHVTDPAAFLHMLGGMLRPGGVMVVSTMNRTWRSMAMAKIGAEYVLRLLPVGTHDWRKFITPAELGQYAARSGLRITDVAGMVPGLGGWRESRDMAVNYIAALVRD; from the coding sequence ATGCAGCATCACGATTCGCCCGTTGTGTCGGCAGATTCGGTCGCCCCGGACGAGATCGCCCATTTCAGCGATCTGGCCGCCCGGTGGTGGGATCCGGCCGGGCCGATGCGCCCCCTGCATGCCATGAATGACCTGCGCACGGGCTGGAGCCTGCGCCACCTGCCCGCCCCCCACGGCCCCGATGGCGCGCGCCGCACGCTGCTCGATATCGGCTGTGGCGCGGGACTGGCGAGTGAGGCGTTCGCCCGGGCGGGATTCGACGTGACCGGGCTGGATGCGTCCCAGGCGGCGATTACGGCGGGCAGGCTGCACCTGCGCCAGCACCCCCTGCCCGCATCCGCCGGGCCGCTGGCCTACCGCTGTGGCAGCGCGGAGGAACTGGTGGCCGAAAATGCGCGCTTTGACGCGATTTCCGCGCTGGAGGTGATCGAGCACGTCACCGACCCGGCGGCCTTCCTGCACATGCTGGGGGGCATGCTGCGCCCCGGTGGGGTAATGGTGGTCTCGACCATGAACCGCACGTGGCGTTCCATGGCCATGGCCAAGATCGGGGCGGAATACGTGCTGCGCCTGCTGCCTGTCGGCACGCATGACTGGCGCAAGTTCATAACGCCCGCCGAACTGGGGCAGTACGCGGCCCGGTCCGGCCTGCGCATTACCGATGTGGCGGGAATGGTGCCCGGCCTTGGCGGCTGGCGGGAGAGCCGTGACATGGCGGTGAACTACATCGCGGCGTTGGTGCGCGACTGA
- a CDS encoding aspartate kinase encodes MSPTVPRIVMKFGGTSVADLDRIRAVAEKVRKQVEAGCEVAVVVSAMSGVTNRLVGYCRDLSPRHDEREYDTVVATGEQVTSGLLAIALQNLGVSARSWLGWQIPLRTDDAHGKARIESIDGTALIASMQAGEVPVCAGFQGIGPDGRITTLGRGGSDTSAVALAAALKADRCDIYTDVDGIYTTDPRIVTKARKLHRITYEEMLELASVGAKVLQTRSVELAMKERVRVQVLSSFNDGPAPSEGHLPGSLVVDEDEIVEQEQVAGIAYSRDEAKLSVRRVPDRPGIAAAVFGPLSDANVNVDMIVQSTGDDGMTNMTFTVSKNDLARAIAALDAHRATIQYGELLTDNDVVKISVVGVGMRSHAGVASTMFRTLAERNINVQVISTSEIKVSVLIAAEYTELAVRALHTAYGLDAA; translated from the coding sequence ATGTCCCCTACCGTACCGCGGATCGTGATGAAATTCGGCGGCACTTCCGTCGCCGATCTTGACCGGATTCGGGCCGTGGCGGAAAAAGTCCGGAAACAGGTCGAGGCCGGGTGCGAGGTGGCCGTGGTCGTCTCCGCCATGTCCGGCGTGACGAACCGCCTTGTCGGCTACTGCCGCGATCTTTCCCCCCGGCATGATGAACGCGAATACGACACCGTTGTCGCCACGGGCGAGCAGGTGACCAGCGGCCTGCTGGCGATCGCGCTGCAGAACCTGGGCGTCAGCGCCCGGTCCTGGCTGGGCTGGCAGATCCCGCTGCGCACGGATGACGCGCACGGCAAGGCCCGCATCGAATCCATCGACGGCACGGCGCTGATCGCCAGCATGCAGGCGGGGGAAGTGCCGGTATGCGCCGGTTTCCAGGGCATTGGCCCGGACGGGCGGATCACGACACTGGGCCGTGGGGGGTCCGATACCTCGGCCGTGGCGCTGGCGGCGGCGCTGAAGGCAGATCGCTGTGATATCTACACGGACGTGGACGGAATCTATACAACCGACCCCCGTATTGTTACCAAGGCACGCAAGCTGCACAGGATTACCTACGAGGAGATGCTCGAACTCGCATCCGTAGGGGCCAAGGTGCTCCAGACCCGTAGTGTGGAACTGGCCATGAAGGAGCGCGTGCGCGTGCAGGTGCTGTCCAGTTTCAATGATGGTCCGGCACCATCCGAAGGGCATCTGCCCGGTTCATTAGTCGTGGATGAGGACGAAATCGTGGAACAGGAACAGGTCGCCGGAATTGCCTACTCCCGGGACGAGGCGAAGCTTTCCGTCCGCCGGGTTCCCGACCGCCCCGGCATTGCCGCGGCGGTGTTCGGCCCGCTGTCGGACGCGAACGTGAATGTGGACATGATCGTCCAGAGCACGGGCGATGACGGCATGACCAACATGACCTTCACGGTCAGCAAGAACGACCTCGCGCGCGCCATCGCGGCGCTGGACGCGCACCGCGCCACCATCCAGTATGGCGAACTGCTGACTGATAACGATGTGGTGAAGATAAGCGTGGTCGGCGTGGGCATGCGCTCGCACGCGGGTGTCGCCAGCACGATGTTCCGCACGCTGGCCGAGCGCAACATCAACGTGCAGGTCATCTCCACCAGCGAGATCAAGGTTTCGGTGCTGATCGCCGCCGAATATACCGAACTCGCGGTGCGCGCCCTGCATACCGCCTATGGCCTCGATGCGGCGTGA